TACAAAAAACTTCGTAAGGAGAATAGATCTCGACATCATATTTTTCCGCACACTTTGCTGTCAGTTTTTGATATTCATCGTTTATTTCTTTAACCACTTCTGTTGGAATGTTGCTAGAAAGCTGTTCCAACATGTTAGCGAATGATTCCTTTGTCTCCGCAAAGGAAGTACAAGAATTGATTGCCGGCAGCTTTAAGATTTGAGCAAGTAAACGCCCACAACCAAACATAGAATCATGGATGATGTAATCGAAACGTTCTCCTTCAATCTGTTCAAGCACGCTTGGTATGACTATATCTGCGGTAAGTAAAAGACCGTTAATTCTCTCAAGTAAATAATTTCTTCCACCTGAGATAAAGGCTTTTATAAACTTTTGACCGTCCAATGTTCGTACTGTAGCTCCCGTCTTCTCAATTCGTTCTCGAAAAGATTCTATCGTAAAGTACACTACCTCTTCGCCACGCGAAATAAGCTCTTGTACAACTCCAATTGTTGGATTGATATGTCCCTCTGATCCAGCATTAATAAATAAAACACGTGCCATCTTCACCACTCCTTTGCTAAAATAATTTTTAGTTTGTGTATGAGTAAGGGGACACAGTATAGAGCCATTGATACCTCAAATAATAGAATTAAATTTATCAAAGTACAATACTTTAAAATCTTAAATCTTCCAAGATCATTCTTTATTGAACTAAATGCCCTGTAGCTCAATAAGGAAAAAGCTTCCTAATTGACAGCCTTAACCTACAACCATTTTACACGTTCATACAATTGTTGGAATACACTTTATTTCTATTTAAAATAAATGCTTTGTTAAAGTCTGATATTGATTTACTGTGTTTGAAAAATAAACGGAGAAATTACGGCTAAATTGGGAAATACCAATATTCCCCTAAAAATAAGGGGAGTTTTTCCGGTTATATGATCCAATTCTTTGGATTTTCTCTTATTTAGAGCAGTTAACCGTGATATCTCCGCTTATATCTCCTTCTTAAGCTTCCTCTATATACATTAATCGGAAATTCTCCGGTTATGAATTCTCATACCGAAACGAAAATCAACAATAATCATAACTGAGCCAAAATAAAAAAATGGGACTCCTATTAAAAGGAAATCCCATTTACAAACTCTTACGAAGGGATTTGTGCTCCCTTGTTTGATATTTGTGTTTTATAAGCTAGAAGATATTTATATCCTGCCCAATAAAGTATTGCACTGAGCGGCATACTTACCATCCATGAAATGGATAAGAAAAATACTCCAACGATTCCACCAATGAAGAGGGAGCCTAATCCTAACCAGTTGTATTTTGTTGTTTTTTTATAAAGTGAATCAATGTCGTAATTTTGCTTGTGAACAAAATAAAAGTCTGCTATCAAAATGTTAAATAGTATTCTTGTTTTTCAGGTATAAAATATGGGAACGTCCGATTTGGACGTTCCCGTTCTTATTCTATTAAAGCCCCCTTTAATGGATAACTGTAAAGCTAATGAAGCTTTTTAAAAGCTGCGTTTCCCTGCCCAAGCTCCTTGCATTTTACTTAGGAAAACAATTTGCCCAATATGATATGCGTCGTGCAATGCTAAACTTTTCAGTTCAATCACTAATGGATTGTCATCAGGGATCTCTCTATATAAATCTTCTAGTTCTGATGTTGCTAGTATTTTTTCTAGTTCACGATGAACATAAAAGTATTCTTGTTTTGTTTCCTGCCAATTTTCTAACGTCTCAGTTGGTAATCGATATGTAGCGTCATTATTTTCTGCCTGTGGTTCATTCGCTGTTTCACCAAGAAATCGTAACAGTATTCTCTTTTCATAGAAAAGTAAATGACAAACTAATTCCCAAATGGAATGTGCCCCCTCAGATGGTTTCCAAATTGCCTGTTCAAAAGTGATATCCTCTAGCACTTTTTCAAGCGGTGGAAACCAGTCTTCTTTATCTAAGCAGCTTGCCCATTGTTGTAACAAAAGTGTCCTTACATCCATTTTCTGTTCCCTCCCATTTAATCCCTTTAATAGATAACCCTTTGGTCAAAATTCATTTGCGGCGTGTTTAGATAGCTATTAAACTGCCCTCCAACGGAACAATGAACGTTCCATCACTCTGAAAATTCTGATAACATCAGTTTATCATATGTTGTGTTAACTGAGAAAGAACAACTGTCTAATACCATTTTGGTTATCGTGAAGTTATCTTTTATATGTTTGATGGTGTCTAAGAATTGGAATCCTCTCGGTAATTTTAGTTGATAACAACTGTTCGAGCGAATCAAATAATAACATTATTCTTTAACAAAGCCAACTGATAAAAATGGTTGTTCTTTAGCTACTTAACTATACACTTCTCCCTTTTTCATATAATGCGTGCTTAAAATCTACAAACCCATACTCAATATCATCCGAAGAAGTTAATTTAACAAATTCTACAGCCTCTTTCACGCATATTTCCATTCCTTTTTCCCAGAATTCCTCCGAAGTAATGTCTTCTCCTAAATGTTTCATAACTAAATCTTCTGCAGTCATACTTCCAGAATCACGAAGTAGGTTCAGATAATCCTTTTCAAACTCTTTTCCTTTCTCCTTTGCCTTTGCATAGATACATAAAGCAAATAAATACCCAAAAGTATATGGAAAATTATAAAAAGGAGATCGCGTAATATAATAATGTGGTGTCCATACCCACGAATAATTGGAAGGGTGTTCTAGCGAACCATTATAAGCTTCATGTATGGCATCCCCCATTAACTGATTTAGACGATTTGCCGAAACAATCCCTTCTTTACGTTCTTCGTAAAATCTCTGCTCGAATAAAAATCTCGAATGAATATTCATAAAGTTCATTACACTACGTTTTAATTTTTCATCCAATATAAACAATTTATCTTCTTTTGACTTTGCCTTTTTCATAGCTGCGTCGAAAATAATCATTTCTGAAAAGGTTGAAGCAGTTTCAGCAACACTCATCGGATAACGTTTATTTAGCCCATTAATAGTCTTCATTGCATAATTGTGGAAAGCATGCCCTAGTTCATGAACAAGCGTTAACACATTTAAAAAAGTACCCCCAAATGTCATAAAAACTCTTGATTCACCTGTAAGTGGAAAACCAGCACAAAACGCAACAGCGGATTTATTGGCGCGGTCTTCGGCTTCTATCCAAGCTTCATTGAAAGCTCGCTTAACGAAACCTTCTAATTCGGTTCCAAACTGACTAAAATGTTCCGTAATTAAAATAGCCGCTTCATCGTATTGTATCTTTTGATGACTATTGGCAATGGGAGCCCAAAAATTATATGCTTTCATACTAGAATCACCCATCATTTCAGCTTTTCGCTTCAAGTAATTCGAGAAAGGTTTTTTATATTGATTGATCACTGACCACATAGCATTCATTGTTTCTTTTTTCATTCTGTTCTCTTTCAATGGTACTTCTAATACACTTTCTACTCCAGAGTTTTTATATACTTGTAACCGGAAGCCTGCAATGTGATTTAATATTTTTGCAAATAGCTCTTCTTTTTCTTCCCATATAGATTCTAAGGCGTAATGTGATCCCTTCCGGACATCCTCAATAGGGTGAGACCGTAAGTTAAGTGCTTGTCCAACTGATAGATTCTTTTCTTTTCCATCAACTTGAACATTTACGGTAATACTGCTTAGGAGTGCATTATAAAAATGACCCCAAGCATGATATCCATCAGCCATTAAATCAGATATTAAATTTTGCTCATGATTGGATAAATGCTTATCTATATTCTCACGCCATTCGTTTAATATAAATCTATAATCTTCTACTTCTTTCATTTCAAGTAAGCTTTCCCATACATCTTGCTTTGTATTTGTTACTATATTTTTCACTTTCGATAATTCTTTTTCATAACGGGATTCTATTTGTGCAACCTTTCCTCGTAAAATTGCAGCGTCTTGATCTTTGGGGGTTTGTGCTAGAAGACATGTGATAAATGAATTAGCTTGTGACAAATTCACACGAATGTTTCCAATGTCTTCCACTATGTTTACCAAGTTTACGACTTCATTCGTTGCTATTGGAGTAGTAAATGATTCAACACATTTTTCTAGATCGTATACAAGAACCTCCAAACGCTTAATATGGTCTAGAAATTGATTTGATTTGCTTCCACCTTGGAAAATATTATCTAAATTCCATACTTTTTGATATCCCGTATTCTCCATCATCTTCCTCCTTGAATTATGTATATTTGACTTTATATCGAACGTATATTCCTAATTTAACATAGTTAGAAGAAGTAGAGGTGAATATATTTTTTCTTTTTATAAAAAGAGACACTAATCCAAAGGAATCAGTGTCTCCTGTCTATGTACAATCCAATAGAACCTCAGTTACTTAACCACACACTGCTCCCCTTTTTCATCAAATGCGTGTTTAAAATCAAACGCAAAAGAAGTGGGTCCATTCTGTACATAATAATTGTATCTTTTGAAAGCCTCCTGCCATGAGACATCTTTCACCTGCTCGGTCCACCAGACGACATATGAAAGGTGTTTCTCTTGATAAGGCTCCATCCATTTGCTCCTATCTCTCATCGCTTGCCTGTGCTTACCTGAATAGGTAAAACGATATAAGCCTAGAAGGCTTTTCCATACTGTAAGTGTAAGAACCGGGTAACCATCCCCTTTGGCGGCTTCCTCGGGAATAGGGACACCAAAAGGTGAAAACTCCTCTATTAGTTGCCCTGTTTTAGCAGCCTGTTGCATTACCTCGTAACCCGCTTCAAAAAATCCACGAGAGGCGGGGTGGTCATAGGGGTGATGTAGCCTGCCCACCGTATAAATCGATATGAATGCCATAAGAATCCCTCCATTTAAAGTCTTTACCTAGATATATTCAAGTAAAGAGGGATCTTATGCCCTTTTAGTTACCAAGTAAAATCGCTATTCTCTGATAAACCACACCTTGGAAATCAGATGATCCTTTATTTCATATAACGCCATTAAGCTGGTACTCTCCCCTGTAATTCCATTTGTAGCGATTTCCCAATCGATGACCTTGTTTCCGACGATGGAACGATTCTTGATCTCAGCGAACATTTTCTTTTTGAAGGTTTCTGTATACCTTTCAATCAAGGCATGCTTGCCGCTTAAGGTGATGGTATTATCCGGGAAGGTGGAAACGGTAATATCGTCGGTATATGTACTTGCAAACCCATCTATATCTTGGCTGTTGTAGTATTCTATTTGCTGTTGAACAACTTTTTCTACTGACATGTTCTCACCTCTATGTATATTTTTTTTACTGTTGATTACGCATGATTACTATTGGCATCCAATCCTTTTATAAAACCTACTTTCTTAGAGGAGAGGATTGAAAAATTGAGGTTGCTAATTGCAATTCCATTTATTCTTATCGGTTCTATTTTAACGGCAACAACAGTATAGGATATAAGCTATTTAGGCAGTATAACTATTAAGATAATGGGATTCGGGATTATAGCAATTGCGGCATCTTTTTCGTAAGAATTAAGCAAGGCCAAACTAACGCCTT
This genomic stretch from Neobacillus niacini harbors:
- a CDS encoding nuclear transport factor 2 family protein; the encoded protein is MSVEKVVQQQIEYYNSQDIDGFASTYTDDITVSTFPDNTITLSGKHALIERYTETFKKKMFAEIKNRSIVGNKVIDWEIATNGITGESTSLMALYEIKDHLISKVWFIRE
- a CDS encoding M3 family oligoendopeptidase, which codes for MENTGYQKVWNLDNIFQGGSKSNQFLDHIKRLEVLVYDLEKCVESFTTPIATNEVVNLVNIVEDIGNIRVNLSQANSFITCLLAQTPKDQDAAILRGKVAQIESRYEKELSKVKNIVTNTKQDVWESLLEMKEVEDYRFILNEWRENIDKHLSNHEQNLISDLMADGYHAWGHFYNALLSSITVNVQVDGKEKNLSVGQALNLRSHPIEDVRKGSHYALESIWEEKEELFAKILNHIAGFRLQVYKNSGVESVLEVPLKENRMKKETMNAMWSVINQYKKPFSNYLKRKAEMMGDSSMKAYNFWAPIANSHQKIQYDEAAILITEHFSQFGTELEGFVKRAFNEAWIEAEDRANKSAVAFCAGFPLTGESRVFMTFGGTFLNVLTLVHELGHAFHNYAMKTINGLNKRYPMSVAETASTFSEMIIFDAAMKKAKSKEDKLFILDEKLKRSVMNFMNIHSRFLFEQRFYEERKEGIVSANRLNQLMGDAIHEAYNGSLEHPSNYSWVWTPHYYITRSPFYNFPYTFGYLFALCIYAKAKEKGKEFEKDYLNLLRDSGSMTAEDLVMKHLGEDITSEEFWEKGMEICVKEAVEFVKLTSSDDIEYGFVDFKHALYEKGRSV
- a CDS encoding DinB family protein; the encoded protein is MDVRTLLLQQWASCLDKEDWFPPLEKVLEDITFEQAIWKPSEGAHSIWELVCHLLFYEKRILLRFLGETANEPQAENNDATYRLPTETLENWQETKQEYFYVHRELEKILATSELEDLYREIPDDNPLVIELKSLALHDAYHIGQIVFLSKMQGAWAGKRSF
- a CDS encoding DUF3291 domain-containing protein gives rise to the protein MAFISIYTVGRLHHPYDHPASRGFFEAGYEVMQQAAKTGQLIEEFSPFGVPIPEEAAKGDGYPVLTLTVWKSLLGLYRFTYSGKHRQAMRDRSKWMEPYQEKHLSYVVWWTEQVKDVSWQEAFKRYNYYVQNGPTSFAFDFKHAFDEKGEQCVVK